One Streptomyces fagopyri DNA window includes the following coding sequences:
- a CDS encoding antitoxin gives MGIFDRFKDHARSKGKDMSDTAERGVNEKTGNKYTGQVDDAQQRIEGTTGLKGDRPDRPDRPDQR, from the coding sequence ATGGGCATCTTCGACAGGTTCAAGGACCACGCGAGGTCCAAGGGCAAGGACATGTCCGACACCGCGGAACGCGGTGTCAACGAGAAGACGGGCAACAAGTACACCGGCCAGGTCGACGACGCCCAGCAGCGGATCGAGGGCACGACGGGCCTGAAGGGTGACCGGCCCGACCGTCCGGACCGGCCCGACCAGCGGTAG
- a CDS encoding peptidase M16 family protein: protein MSQTLHHTEVDGIPTLFAYATGPMRAGLVFRVGVADETLARSGITHLVEHLALHRQGLADYHFNGATKGAFTHFHAEGAEHEIVAHLEGVCASLTDLPMERLETEKEILRTEEARREPGQLPLWRYGAQGYGLVSYPEWGVRDLRQDDLRQWAGSWFTRDNAVLWIAGERLPAGLSLKLPAGQRRAMPVVTSALPTAPAYFSDGKGGVLLDSVVGDSTAARLYAGVLERELSRALRQEGGYSYTAATDYTSRRDGFALVTAFADALPAKQDAVLGGFVDVLAGLQAGRIAQGDLDAVRAHADASLTASDAAVRRLPGAAEDLLAHRPPRGFDDLRSELWAVTPQHLYGVALEAAGTALLQAPAGHSADWAGYAQAPTGSSYAVTGTTFGSRRAGGPSLIVGSEGVSVTAGGQTATVLYRACAAVLNWPDGGRRFIGHDGLSVEVEPGAYGIDAHTMATIDAAVHPSEVVRLPPRQRQPRPEADGSAGTGPSGKAAPARRTGGQTALLVLFGVLAGLWSLLALSYTVFGFSDPETTTGEWAALTVFLWAVGALLAWPAVRVLRGTRRG, encoded by the coding sequence ATGAGCCAGACCCTGCACCACACCGAGGTCGACGGCATACCGACCCTCTTCGCGTACGCCACCGGACCGATGCGCGCCGGACTGGTCTTCCGCGTCGGTGTCGCCGACGAGACCCTCGCCCGGTCCGGCATCACGCACCTGGTCGAGCACCTGGCCCTGCACCGCCAGGGCCTGGCCGACTACCACTTCAACGGCGCGACCAAGGGCGCGTTCACCCACTTCCACGCGGAGGGCGCCGAGCACGAGATCGTCGCCCACCTGGAGGGTGTGTGCGCCTCCCTGACCGACCTGCCCATGGAGCGGCTGGAGACGGAGAAGGAGATCCTGCGCACCGAGGAGGCGCGGCGGGAACCCGGTCAACTGCCGCTGTGGCGCTACGGTGCCCAGGGGTACGGGCTCGTCAGCTACCCGGAGTGGGGCGTACGGGACCTGCGCCAGGACGACCTGCGGCAGTGGGCGGGGAGCTGGTTCACCCGGGACAACGCCGTGCTGTGGATCGCGGGGGAGCGCCTGCCGGCCGGGCTCTCGCTCAAGCTGCCCGCCGGTCAGCGGCGCGCGATGCCCGTCGTCACCTCGGCCCTGCCCACCGCCCCCGCCTACTTCTCCGACGGCAAGGGCGGCGTTCTGCTGGACAGCGTGGTCGGCGACAGCACCGCCGCGCGGCTGTACGCGGGCGTACTGGAGCGGGAGTTGTCGCGGGCGCTGCGGCAGGAGGGCGGCTACTCCTACACGGCGGCCACCGACTACACGTCACGGCGGGACGGCTTCGCGCTCGTCACCGCCTTCGCGGACGCGCTGCCGGCGAAGCAGGACGCGGTGCTCGGCGGCTTCGTGGACGTGCTCGCGGGGCTCCAGGCCGGTCGGATCGCGCAGGGCGACCTGGACGCCGTACGCGCCCACGCCGACGCGTCGCTGACCGCGTCGGACGCGGCGGTACGGCGGCTGCCCGGCGCGGCGGAGGACCTGCTGGCCCACCGTCCGCCGCGCGGGTTCGACGACCTGCGGTCCGAGCTGTGGGCGGTCACCCCGCAGCATCTGTACGGGGTCGCGCTGGAGGCCGCCGGGACCGCCCTGCTGCAGGCGCCCGCGGGCCACAGTGCCGACTGGGCCGGGTACGCGCAGGCGCCGACCGGGTCGTCGTACGCGGTCACGGGGACCACGTTCGGCTCCCGGCGCGCGGGCGGTCCGTCGCTGATCGTCGGAAGCGAGGGCGTCAGCGTCACGGCGGGCGGCCAGACGGCCACCGTGCTCTACCGCGCGTGCGCGGCCGTACTGAACTGGCCCGACGGCGGGCGCAGGTTCATCGGTCACGACGGACTGTCCGTGGAGGTGGAGCCCGGGGCCTACGGGATCGACGCGCACACGATGGCGACCATCGACGCGGCGGTGCACCCGAGCGAGGTGGTCCGGCTGCCGCCCCGGCAGCGGCAGCCACGGCCGGAGGCGGACGGGAGTGCGGGGACCGGTCCGTCGGGGAAGGCGGCACCGGCACGGCGTACCGGCGGCCAGACCGCGCTGCTCGTCCTCTTCGGTGTCCTCGCGGGACTGTGGTCCCTGTTGGCGCTCTCCTACACCGTCTTCGGCTTCTCGGACCCCGAGACCACCACCGGCGAATGGGCGGCGCTCACCGTCTTCCTCTGGGCGGTCGGCGCCCTGCTGGCCTGGCCCGCCGTACGGGTCCTGCGGGGCACCCGGCGCGGCTGA
- a CDS encoding TetR/AcrR family transcriptional regulator, with product METTSPRPYHHGDLRRAILSAALDVIAAEGPSALSLRDLARRAGVSHAAPAHHFKDRTGLLTAIAAEGHGLLAATLTEAADLREAGVHYVRFAREHPAHFQVMFTPELLRADDVELTTARALTAESLRRAVAARRPGPDVDPRLASVAAWSLAHGFATLLLGHNLDGPVGDQDPEEVFRVLTGMLFTPPPA from the coding sequence ATGGAGACCACCAGCCCTCGCCCCTACCACCACGGCGATCTACGGCGCGCCATCCTGAGCGCCGCTCTGGACGTCATCGCCGCCGAGGGCCCCTCCGCGCTCAGCCTGCGCGACCTGGCCCGTCGGGCGGGCGTCTCGCACGCGGCGCCGGCCCACCACTTCAAGGACCGCACGGGCCTGCTGACGGCGATCGCGGCCGAGGGACACGGACTGCTGGCCGCCACGCTCACCGAGGCCGCGGACCTGCGCGAGGCGGGCGTCCACTACGTGAGGTTCGCGCGCGAGCACCCCGCGCACTTCCAGGTGATGTTCACACCGGAGCTCCTGCGGGCGGACGACGTGGAGCTCACGACCGCCCGGGCCCTGACGGCCGAGAGCCTGCGCCGGGCCGTCGCAGCCCGGCGCCCGGGCCCTGACGTCGATCCCCGCCTCGCCTCGGTCGCCGCCTGGTCCCTGGCCCACGGCTTCGCGACCCTGCTCCTCGGCCACAACCTGGACGGCCCGGTCGGCGACCAGGACCCCGAGGAGGTCTTCCGTGTCCTGACGGGAATGCTGTTCACGCCACCGCCGGCGTGA
- a CDS encoding DUF397 domain-containing protein, translating to MPELHWQKSTHSREASACVYVAATLAGTILLRERDDPEVILTTGPRQLGTLMAALRSPHR from the coding sequence ATGCCCGAACTCCACTGGCAGAAGTCGACCCACAGCCGGGAAGCCTCCGCCTGCGTATATGTGGCCGCCACCCTTGCCGGAACGATCCTCCTCCGGGAGAGAGACGACCCCGAGGTCATCCTCACCACCGGCCCGCGCCAACTCGGCACCCTGATGGCCGCGCTGCGCTCCCCCCACCGCTGA
- the mfd gene encoding transcription-repair coupling factor has protein sequence MSLHGLLDAVVKDAALAEAVKAATGQVRMHVDLVGPPAARPFAVAALAREAGRTVLAVTATGREAEDLAAALRSLLPADTVAEYPSWETLPHERLSPRSDTVGRRLAVLRRLAHPRPDDPETGPVSVVVAPVRSVLQPQVKGLGDLEPVALRTGQSADLGGVVEALAAAAYARVELVEKRGEFAVRGGILDVFPPTEEHPLRVEFWGDDVEEIRYFKVADQRSLEVAEHGLWAPPCRELLLTDDVRRRAARLAEEHPELGELLGKIAEGIAVEGMESLAPVLVDDMELLLDVLPKGSMAVVCDPERVRTRAADLVATSQEFLQASWAATAGGGEAPIDVDAASLWSIADVRERARELDMMWWSVSPFAADESFTESFGGGGDADTLKLGMHAPETYRGDTARALADTKGWLAEGWRTVYVTEAHGPAARTVEVLGGEGIAARLETDLADIGPSVVHVSCGSIDYGFVDPALKLAVLTETDLSGQKAAGKDGARMPARRRKTIDPLTLEAGDYIVHEQHGVGRYIEMVQRTVQGATREYLVVEYAPAKRGQPGDRLYIPTDQLEQITKYVGGEAPTLHRLGGADWTKTKARAKKAVKEIAADLIKLYSARMAAPGHAFGSDTPWQRELEDAFPYAETPDQLTTIAEVKEDMEKTVPMDRLVCGDVGYGKTEIAVRAAFKAVQDGKQVAVLVPTTLLVQQHFGTFGERYSQFPVNVRALSRFQTDTEAKAVLEGLREGSVDVVIGTHRLFSSETKFKDLGLVIVDEEQRFGVEHKEQLKKLRANVDVLTMSATPIPRTLEMAVTGIREMSTITTPPEERHPVLTFVGPYEEKQIGAAIRRELLREGQVFYIHNRVESIDRAAARLREIVPEARIATAHGQMSEQSLEQVVVDFWEKRFDVLVSTTIVESGIDISNANTLIVERGDNFGLSQLHQLRGRVGRGRERGYAYFLYPPEKPLTETAHERLATIAQHTEMGAGMYVAMKDLEIRGAGNLLGGEQSGHIAGVGFDLYVRMVGEAVADYRAQLEGGAEEEPPLEVKIELPVDAHVPHDYAPGERLRLQAYRAIASANTEEDVKAVREELVDRYGKLPEPVENLLLVAGLRMLARACGVGEVVLQGNNIRFAPAELRESQELRLRRLYPGTVIKPAAHQLLVPRPKTAKVGGKPLVGRELLGWTGEFLATVLGS, from the coding sequence ATGAGCCTGCACGGTCTGCTCGACGCCGTCGTCAAGGACGCCGCTCTCGCGGAAGCGGTGAAGGCCGCGACCGGCCAGGTCCGGATGCACGTCGACCTGGTGGGACCGCCCGCCGCCCGCCCCTTCGCGGTGGCCGCCCTAGCCCGCGAGGCCGGCCGGACCGTACTGGCGGTCACGGCGACGGGACGGGAGGCCGAGGACCTGGCCGCGGCGCTGAGGTCGCTCCTGCCCGCCGACACGGTCGCGGAGTACCCCTCGTGGGAGACGCTTCCGCACGAACGGCTCTCGCCCCGCTCCGACACGGTCGGCCGCCGCCTCGCCGTCCTGCGGCGCCTCGCCCATCCCCGCCCCGACGACCCCGAGACCGGCCCGGTGTCCGTCGTCGTCGCCCCCGTCCGCTCCGTGCTCCAGCCTCAGGTCAAGGGCCTCGGTGACCTGGAACCGGTCGCGCTGCGCACCGGCCAGAGCGCCGACCTCGGGGGCGTCGTCGAGGCCCTCGCGGCAGCCGCCTACGCCCGCGTCGAACTGGTCGAGAAGCGCGGCGAGTTCGCGGTCCGCGGCGGCATCCTCGACGTCTTCCCGCCCACCGAGGAGCATCCGCTCCGGGTGGAGTTCTGGGGCGACGACGTCGAGGAGATCCGCTACTTCAAGGTCGCCGACCAGCGCTCCCTGGAGGTCGCCGAGCACGGGCTGTGGGCACCGCCGTGCCGCGAGCTGCTGCTCACCGACGACGTACGGCGGCGGGCCGCCCGGCTGGCCGAGGAGCACCCCGAGCTGGGCGAACTGCTCGGCAAGATCGCCGAGGGCATCGCCGTGGAGGGCATGGAGTCCCTGGCCCCGGTCCTGGTCGACGACATGGAGCTGCTGCTCGACGTGCTGCCCAAGGGCTCCATGGCCGTCGTGTGCGACCCGGAGCGGGTACGGACCCGGGCCGCGGACCTGGTGGCGACCTCGCAGGAGTTCCTCCAGGCGTCCTGGGCGGCGACCGCCGGCGGCGGCGAGGCCCCCATCGACGTGGACGCGGCCTCCCTGTGGTCCATCGCGGACGTCCGGGAGCGCGCGCGCGAGCTGGACATGATGTGGTGGTCGGTGTCGCCGTTCGCGGCCGACGAGTCGTTCACCGAGAGCTTCGGCGGAGGCGGCGACGCCGACACCCTCAAGCTCGGCATGCACGCCCCCGAGACCTACCGGGGCGACACCGCCCGCGCCCTCGCCGACACCAAGGGCTGGCTCGCCGAGGGCTGGCGCACGGTGTACGTCACCGAGGCGCACGGCCCCGCCGCCCGTACCGTCGAGGTGCTCGGCGGAGAGGGCATCGCGGCCCGCCTCGAAACCGACCTGGCGGACATCGGGCCGTCCGTCGTGCACGTCTCCTGCGGCTCGATCGACTACGGCTTCGTCGACCCGGCGCTCAAGCTCGCCGTCCTCACCGAGACCGACCTCTCCGGCCAGAAGGCGGCCGGCAAGGACGGCGCGCGCATGCCGGCCCGCCGCCGCAAGACCATCGACCCGCTGACCCTCGAAGCCGGCGACTACATCGTGCACGAGCAGCACGGTGTCGGCCGCTACATCGAGATGGTCCAGCGGACCGTGCAGGGCGCGACCCGCGAGTACCTGGTCGTGGAGTACGCGCCGGCCAAGCGCGGCCAGCCCGGCGACCGCCTCTACATCCCGACCGACCAGTTGGAGCAGATCACCAAGTACGTCGGCGGCGAGGCACCGACCCTGCACCGTCTCGGCGGCGCCGACTGGACGAAGACCAAGGCCCGCGCCAAGAAGGCGGTCAAGGAGATCGCCGCGGACCTGATCAAGCTGTACAGCGCGCGCATGGCGGCCCCGGGACACGCCTTCGGCTCCGACACGCCCTGGCAGCGCGAGCTGGAGGACGCCTTCCCGTACGCGGAGACCCCCGACCAGCTCACCACCATCGCCGAGGTCAAGGAGGACATGGAGAAGACGGTCCCGATGGACCGCCTGGTCTGCGGCGACGTGGGATACGGCAAGACGGAGATCGCCGTCCGCGCCGCGTTCAAGGCCGTGCAGGACGGCAAACAGGTCGCCGTGCTCGTACCGACGACGCTTCTCGTGCAGCAGCACTTCGGCACCTTCGGCGAGCGCTACTCGCAGTTCCCGGTCAACGTCCGGGCGCTGTCGCGCTTCCAGACGGACACGGAGGCGAAGGCGGTCCTGGAGGGGCTGCGCGAGGGCTCCGTGGACGTCGTCATCGGCACCCACCGCCTGTTCTCCTCGGAGACGAAGTTCAAGGACCTGGGCCTGGTCATCGTCGACGAGGAGCAGCGCTTCGGCGTCGAGCACAAGGAGCAGCTGAAGAAACTGCGCGCCAACGTCGACGTCCTGACGATGTCCGCGACCCCGATCCCGCGCACCCTGGAGATGGCGGTCACGGGCATCCGCGAGATGTCCACGATCACCACCCCGCCGGAGGAGCGGCACCCGGTGCTGACCTTCGTCGGCCCCTACGAGGAGAAGCAGATCGGCGCCGCCATCCGGCGTGAACTGCTCCGCGAGGGCCAGGTGTTCTACATCCACAACCGCGTCGAGTCCATCGACCGCGCGGCGGCCCGGCTGCGCGAGATCGTCCCCGAGGCGCGCATCGCCACGGCCCACGGGCAGATGTCGGAACAGTCCCTGGAGCAGGTCGTCGTCGACTTCTGGGAGAAGAGGTTCGACGTGCTCGTCTCGACGACGATCGTCGAGTCCGGCATCGACATCTCCAACGCCAACACGCTGATCGTGGAGCGCGGCGACAACTTCGGCCTCTCCCAGCTGCACCAGCTGCGCGGCCGGGTCGGACGAGGCCGGGAGCGCGGCTACGCGTACTTCCTCTACCCGCCGGAGAAGCCCCTCACCGAGACGGCGCACGAGCGGCTCGCGACCATCGCCCAGCACACCGAGATGGGCGCGGGCATGTACGTGGCGATGAAGGACCTGGAGATCCGCGGCGCCGGAAACCTGCTCGGCGGCGAGCAGTCCGGCCACATCGCGGGCGTCGGCTTCGACCTGTACGTCCGCATGGTCGGCGAGGCGGTCGCCGACTACCGCGCACAGCTGGAGGGCGGTGCGGAGGAGGAGCCGCCGCTGGAGGTCAAGATCGAGCTGCCGGTCGACGCGCACGTCCCGCACGACTACGCGCCGGGCGAGCGGCTGCGTCTGCAGGCCTACCGTGCCATCGCCTCCGCCAACACGGAGGAGGACGTGAAGGCCGTACGGGAGGAACTCGTCGACCGCTACGGCAAGTTGCCCGAGCCGGTGGAGAACCTCCTGCTGGTCGCAGGGCTGCGGATGCTCGCGCGGGCGTGCGGGGTCGGCGAGGTCGTGCTCCAGGGCAACAACATCCGGTTCGCACCTGCCGAGCTGCGGGAGTCGCAGGAACTGCGCCTGCGGCGGCTGTACCCGGGCACGGTCATCAAGCCGGCCGCCCACCAGCTTCTGGTCCCCCGCCCGAAGACGGCGAAGGTGGGCGGGAAGCCGCTGGTCGGACGGGAGCTGCTGGGGTGGACCGGGGAGTTCCTGGCGACAGTGCTCGGGTCGTAG
- a CDS encoding SCO6745 family protein, whose amino-acid sequence MWHLLEPLHAVLYYAPQVFEEAAALGYGTDERWPSYFPFRAAPLGAAGGERVASAFYSFSPRRVAAHMDSAWATARPADVLRARERGMDRAYGAIFGDRATSPELAESAALLRRVAEAANTGGRPMAAANAELPWPEAPHLQLWHAATILREHRGDGHLAALLVAGLDPVEALVSFAAVGAASVERFESRGWSAEEWSAAGQRLVARGLLTDSGAATPAGRDLRAEVERRTDVLAAAPWKVLAAADRAHLVELLGEFWVAVLGSGLLPSESTLGIGRV is encoded by the coding sequence ATGTGGCATCTGCTGGAGCCCCTGCACGCGGTGCTCTACTACGCGCCGCAGGTCTTCGAGGAGGCGGCCGCGCTCGGGTACGGGACGGATGAGCGCTGGCCGTCGTACTTCCCCTTCCGCGCCGCGCCCCTCGGAGCGGCCGGCGGCGAGCGGGTGGCGTCCGCCTTCTACAGCTTCAGCCCGAGAAGGGTCGCCGCGCACATGGACTCCGCATGGGCCACGGCGCGTCCGGCGGACGTGCTGAGGGCGAGGGAGCGGGGGATGGACCGTGCGTACGGCGCGATATTCGGCGACCGCGCCACAAGCCCCGAACTGGCCGAGTCCGCCGCCCTGCTGCGCCGCGTCGCCGAGGCGGCGAACACCGGGGGCCGTCCCATGGCCGCCGCGAACGCGGAGTTGCCGTGGCCGGAGGCCCCGCACCTCCAGTTGTGGCACGCGGCGACGATCCTGCGCGAACACCGCGGCGACGGTCACCTCGCGGCGCTGCTGGTCGCCGGACTCGACCCCGTTGAGGCGCTGGTCTCGTTCGCGGCGGTCGGGGCGGCCTCCGTCGAGCGTTTCGAGAGCCGGGGCTGGAGTGCCGAGGAGTGGAGCGCGGCGGGACAACGGCTGGTCGCGCGCGGCCTGTTGACGGATTCCGGTGCCGCGACCCCCGCGGGACGGGACCTCCGCGCCGAGGTCGAGCGGCGCACGGACGTACTCGCCGCCGCGCCGTGGAAGGTCCTCGCCGCGGCCGACCGCGCCCATCTCGTCGAACTGCTCGGCGAGTTCTGGGTCGCGGTACTGGGCTCGGGGCTGCTGCCCTCGGAGTCGACGCTGGGGATCGGGCGGGTGTGA
- a CDS encoding glycoside hydrolase domain-containing protein, giving the protein MSSHRMSKKGRYIAWATAGAAVVAGAGIAAQTSMAATTWPAQRTFTGRAFDTCAAPSLNAMKAWHTGMYGAAAVYVGGKNRGCGQPNLTASWVKSVSALGWKLIPLYVGAQPSCQTGSNPEKLTTANAASLGATDAADAVAKASALGMKAGSPIYLDMESYDITNTSCNTATLTYIRAFDKTLNAKTYRAGFYGFRSSSAKAVAEATDRTNLPGNLWYALWDKQNTTTADWPFAADRWTNHSRAHQYMVNSKETYGGYTITVDRDAWDAPVAITG; this is encoded by the coding sequence ATGTCCAGCCACCGGATGTCCAAGAAGGGCCGTTACATCGCCTGGGCGACGGCGGGCGCCGCCGTGGTCGCGGGCGCCGGGATCGCGGCGCAGACGTCGATGGCGGCCACCACCTGGCCCGCCCAACGGACCTTCACGGGACGTGCGTTCGACACCTGCGCCGCGCCCTCGCTGAACGCGATGAAGGCCTGGCACACCGGCATGTACGGGGCGGCCGCCGTGTACGTCGGTGGCAAGAACCGCGGTTGCGGCCAACCCAACCTCACCGCGTCCTGGGTGAAGTCGGTCAGCGCGCTGGGCTGGAAGCTCATACCGCTGTACGTCGGTGCGCAGCCCTCCTGCCAGACGGGCTCCAACCCGGAGAAGCTCACCACCGCCAACGCCGCCTCGCTCGGCGCCACCGACGCCGCCGACGCGGTGGCCAAGGCGTCCGCGCTGGGGATGAAGGCCGGCAGCCCGATCTACCTGGACATGGAGTCGTACGACATCACGAACACGTCGTGCAACACCGCGACGCTGACGTACATCCGGGCCTTCGACAAGACCCTCAACGCCAAGACCTACCGCGCGGGCTTCTACGGCTTCCGCAGCTCCAGCGCGAAGGCCGTCGCCGAGGCCACCGACCGCACGAACCTGCCGGGCAACCTCTGGTACGCGCTGTGGGACAAGCAGAACACCACGACCGCGGACTGGCCGTTCGCCGCCGACCGGTGGACCAACCACAGCCGTGCCCACCAGTACATGGTCAACAGCAAGGAAACGTACGGCGGTTACACCATCACCGTGGACCGGGACGCCTGGGACGCGCCGGTCGCCATCACCGGCTGA
- a CDS encoding HNH endonuclease family protein has protein sequence MVRLRGGAAVAALMVFAVGAGVSGCKEDMGGAEGPKGSAAGGAALSAVDSLTVKGRAPKTGYSRERFGTAWADTDSNKCDTRDDILKRDLKDVKFTSGTCRVASGTLDPDPYSGKQVTYKRGRSLVDIDHLVALSDAWQKGAKYWDASKRIALANDPLNLLSVDASTNRSKGDGDTATWLPPNKTYRCAYVAAQVAVKKKYGLWVTDGEKTAMKKTLSGCPGQKLPAGGNPTQAPKRFHAN, from the coding sequence GTGGTGCGTCTGAGGGGTGGGGCGGCCGTGGCCGCGCTGATGGTGTTCGCCGTCGGTGCCGGAGTCAGCGGCTGCAAGGAGGACATGGGTGGCGCCGAGGGGCCGAAGGGTTCCGCGGCCGGTGGCGCCGCGCTCAGCGCGGTGGACTCGCTGACCGTCAAGGGGCGTGCGCCCAAGACGGGGTACAGCAGGGAGCGGTTCGGTACGGCCTGGGCCGACACCGATTCGAACAAGTGCGACACCCGCGACGACATCCTCAAGCGGGACCTGAAGGACGTGAAGTTCACCAGCGGCACCTGCCGGGTTGCCTCCGGCACGCTCGACCCCGACCCGTACTCCGGCAAGCAGGTGACGTACAAGCGGGGCCGCAGTCTGGTGGACATCGACCACCTCGTCGCGCTGTCGGACGCCTGGCAGAAGGGCGCCAAGTACTGGGACGCGAGCAAGCGGATAGCGCTGGCCAACGATCCGCTCAACCTGCTGTCCGTCGACGCGAGCACCAACCGCAGCAAGGGGGACGGTGACACCGCGACCTGGCTGCCGCCCAACAAGACGTACCGCTGCGCGTACGTGGCCGCCCAGGTGGCCGTGAAGAAGAAGTACGGGTTGTGGGTCACCGACGGGGAGAAGACCGCGATGAAGAAGACGCTCTCCGGCTGCCCCGGCCAGAAACTTCCCGCGGGCGGCAACCCGACGCAGGCTCCGAAGCGGTTCCACGCGAACTGA
- a CDS encoding ATP-binding protein, which translates to MSSVDLGGVQGPRAPRVARVTLRAVLAGHGMTRLLDAAELLTSELVTNAYRYSTGSVALRLRALAGGRLRVSVQDADPHIPPPFDRRSGPLRPVPAEADGGRALFPVCPYADAWGGCPLGDDVFSGGGKLLWCEPGPPLGEAEAAVA; encoded by the coding sequence ATGAGCAGTGTCGACCTCGGCGGTGTCCAGGGCCCGCGCGCGCCACGCGTCGCCCGCGTCACCCTCCGTGCCGTGCTCGCCGGGCACGGCATGACCCGACTCCTCGACGCCGCCGAGCTGTTGACCTCGGAACTCGTCACCAACGCCTACCGGTACTCCACCGGGTCGGTGGCCCTTCGCCTCCGCGCCCTGGCGGGTGGCCGGCTGAGGGTGAGTGTCCAGGACGCCGACCCGCACATCCCGCCGCCGTTCGACAGGCGCTCCGGCCCCCTTCGTCCCGTCCCGGCCGAGGCCGACGGAGGGCGCGCGCTGTTCCCCGTATGCCCTTACGCGGACGCGTGGGGCGGCTGTCCGCTGGGCGACGACGTCTTCAGTGGGGGCGGGAAACTCCTCTGGTGCGAGCCGGGCCCGCCCCTGGGGGAGGCGGAGGCGGCCGTCGCGTGA
- a CDS encoding SurA N-terminal domain-containing protein gives MHRRRRTASVLSAAIVAAAPLLTACGSGAHPGAAAVVGGQRITVAQLEGRVNEVRSAQRAATKDEAQYEQAIAKSGSLTRDTLHGMVLDRVLDRAAKDAGVGVTRKDVQQLRGSLEQQAGGAHGLETVWLQQYGIAPARLDENLRTEIEAQKVAASLGADMNTADGKATFWKAMSEASKELHIDLNPRYGAWDVQKSGRVDAKTPWLREVTPAGTPQSA, from the coding sequence TTGCACCGCCGCCGTCGCACCGCGTCCGTCCTGTCCGCAGCGATCGTCGCCGCGGCCCCCCTGCTCACCGCGTGCGGCAGCGGGGCCCATCCGGGCGCCGCGGCCGTCGTCGGGGGCCAGCGGATCACCGTCGCCCAGCTGGAGGGCCGGGTGAACGAGGTGCGGTCGGCCCAGCGGGCCGCCACCAAGGACGAGGCCCAGTACGAGCAGGCCATCGCCAAGAGCGGCAGCCTCACCCGGGACACCCTGCACGGCATGGTCCTCGACCGCGTCCTCGACCGGGCCGCGAAGGACGCGGGCGTCGGCGTCACCCGCAAGGACGTCCAGCAGCTGCGAGGGTCCCTGGAACAGCAGGCGGGCGGCGCGCACGGACTGGAGACGGTCTGGCTCCAGCAGTACGGCATCGCGCCGGCCCGCCTCGACGAGAACCTCCGCACCGAGATCGAGGCGCAGAAGGTGGCGGCCTCGCTCGGCGCCGACATGAACACCGCCGACGGCAAGGCCACGTTCTGGAAGGCCATGTCCGAGGCGTCCAAGGAACTGCACATCGACCTGAACCCTCGCTACGGCGCCTGGGACGTGCAGAAGAGCGGCCGCGTCGACGCGAAGACGCCGTGGCTGCGGGAGGTCACACCGGCGGGAACCCCGCAGTCGGCGTGA